The Prevotella sp. E2-28 genome includes the window CCACCCTGTCCTATCAGTTCCTGCCACTGGCCCAGCGAAGGCTGCATCTTCTCTTCGCACACCACTTCCACGATACCCGCCTTGTAGCGAGCAATCATCCCATCGGCCTCATCGTCATCCAACTCAAAGGTCAGCGGTGCAATATTGACCGGAATGGTCACATCCACATAGTCAGGATAAATCCTTGGCAGTTCTTCACTCTCCGTGTACGTCTCAGGCACGCTGGGAGAACAGGAGAAAAGTAATAGGGTAAAAAGGTAAAAAGGTAAAAAATATCGCTTCATAATTCTCAAACGTCAAATCTCAAATTTCAAACCTTAATATTCCGGCAATTGTCTCATCAGATAATAGTCGTAAAAATACGTATGTCGATAGGCCTGCAATGCAGGACGAGCCACATCCACATCTGCATTATCATAGCGTTCAGCAGCCATTGCGAAATTATTAAACGATTGTTTAATACTCTCATCGAAAGGCATACGGTCAACGCCCTCACGTCCTTCTATCATACAATACAGGTAGGCAGCCTCCTGATAATATCGGGGAATACGAGTCTTCGGATGCAGACGTACATAGTCATTAAAATGATACCAGAACTGATTAATATCCTTGGTCCACAGCGAAGCCAACAAAGCTTGTTCCTGAAAATACACATCAGTTGTGTCCGTACTCTCTGCCAAGCGGTTCATCAGGAAACGCTCTATATTACCTTGATCACCACTCAGTACATTGTCGTAATGCATCATACGACTTACGTTCTGCAACTCGGGCAGCGTCCTTGCTCCTTCAGCCCAGTCCTTGTAAAAGGTGGTATGTTTCAGCAATTTCAAATACTTCCGAGCTTGCTGCTGCTCGTTGCGCAGTAAAGCACACTTTGCAAGCAATCTAAGGTTTTCCACTCGCCAACCGAACTCCACTCCCATCTCAGTACTAAGACGTGAACTATAGTTCAGCAGACCATAATGATAATACATCAGTGGGCCAGAGACCAGCATCAATCGCATACCGAAAGGTGCTGCATATTCCTTAGAACCATTCTCATAGGCGTACATATCCTCCCCCTGTATTCCCAGTCGGCTCAACGCCAAGTTTCTCATCATCACGACAGCACGAGTAGGTTCGTCCTTCTGCAGGGCAGCCTCTTTTAGCACACCCCTCCAGTCACTCTGTTCAATGCAGCGTTGCATCTTCAACTCATGATGAAAGTTCTCGTCCCTGTACCAGAAATGCACGACGCCAGCCACAAGAGTCAGTAGCAATATGCCTTGGATGGTGTAGTTTTTAATGGGTTTTATGGGCTTAATGGGCACAATTGACAATACGAGGAAGAATGCCGCCAACAAATAATATGGCACGTAATAGGCATGATACTCCTCGGTGATAAAATACAGTGGCAATTCGGCATAATAGACATTTGCTAGATTTGTCTGATAATACACCTGTCGGTAGCAAATCAAGGGTACAACAACTACACACATAAGTGCTAACACGCAATACCCCGCCTTTTTCCATAGTGTATTTTCCTGTCGCCACGAGCAGATACCCATTAGCAGGGCAGCACCCAGTCCATATATACCCATCAGCGGATAACCCAAAGCTGCAGTAACAACAATCATCAGCGGGCGCAACCCATAACGGTTTGGCAACACTCTAAAGCCCCACAGTAAAGCAGCTACAGCAGCAGTTCCCAACGTACCCACGAACACATGTCCCTGTAGCTTCAACATATACACCCAGTAACCCATATCTACAATGGTCAGCAGCAAAAGTCCTACGGGAATCAATGTCAGTGGAGCCCATTGCGCAGATAACTGGAAAACCCGCTTCAACAGCCACATCAGCAACAGCCACAGCAAACATAGAATCATTGTTCCCAACCACGGGTAATAGAAAAACTGCGTTAAGTACGTGCCTACCCACGACAGCAGTCCGCCAGGCACCACCATCTGTTCCTTGAAAAACAGGGAAGTATCCAAAAAGAGGTTCTGTTCCTGCAACTTCCACAGGAAATCGTTTTCAAGCCATAGCAGCGCTCCCGCAATCACGGCAAGTGCCATCATCCATATTGTTATTGGTAAGTATTTTTTCATCACATTTAGGTTTACGGTCTGCAAAGATAAAAAACAAAAGTTGAAACGCCAAAAGAAAGCAAAAAAAATCGGCACTGCAACTTATGCAATGCCGATTTATATAAAGGTTTTCGAGTCTTAATTACTCTGCAGCCAATGTGAAGCGACGGAAAGCAGTGATGTCGAGATCCTTGTCCTGAGCCTTCACCCACTGTGCTACGGTAGCCTTGTCGCCATCGCCGAACTGGAACTCCTGGTCAACCAAGCAGTTCTCCTTCAGGAACTTGTTTACACGTCCCTTAGCGATGTTCTCAATCATAGGCATCTTCAGCTGAGCCTCACCCTCTGCCTTTGCGTCAGCGATAATCTTACGAGCCTCATCAGCCTGCTCCTTAGTGAGCCAGCCCTTATTAATGTTGCTCTCGATGTGATCTTCGCTATCAACGAGGTTGGGGTTGATACCAGCCTTCTTAAGCTTCATCTCTACGAACTTCTCAACCTGCTCAAGCTTAGTCTTCTCAACAGCAGTTTTGTACTCCTCGTCGAGAATCTTCTGATCAACAGCCTCAGCATTCAGAGCAACGGGCTTCATGGCAGCCACCTGCATAGCCAGTTTGTGACCTACCTCAGCATTCTCCTTGTTGGTCTGAACCATGGTGCACAGAGTGTGCTTGCCCATGTGATCGTAAGCCTCGATGTTGGCACCCTCGAGAATCTGGTAACCATCGAGCTCCATCTTCTCACCAGTGATACCAGAGCGCTGTGTTACAGCCTCCTGAGCGGTCTGACCATTGATGTCGAGGTTCTGAACTTCCTCGATGGTCTTGCACTTGTTAGCTACAGCAGCATCAAGGATGCTCTTAGTCAGGGCGATGAAGTCAGCACCGTTAGCCACGAAGTCGGTCTCACACTTCAAGGCGAGGATAGCAGCGAAGCCGTTCTCAACCTTTGTCAGTACGCAACCGTTAGAAGTCTCACGGTCAGAGCGCTTAGCAGCGATAGCCAGACCACGCTCGCGGAGCAACTCCTTAGCACGGTCGAAGTCACCTTCAGCCTCAGTCAGAGCCTTCTTTACGTCAGCCAGACCAGCGCCAGTCATAGCGCGAAGCTTTTTGATATCGTCAATTGAAATTGCCATTTTTTCTTTAATTTTTTCGTTATTACGTTAATACGTTATCCCGTCATCACGAGATTAATTACTCTGCAGCAGCCTCTTCAGCTACGGGAGCCTCAGCAGCTTCCTCTTCCTTGCGGGGCTTGCGGGTACGCTTGGGCTTAGCCTCTGCAACCTCAGCCTCAGCCTGAGCCTCAGCAGCCTTCTCGTCAGCCTTCTCTGCCTTGCGCTCCTCGAGACCCTCAGAGATCGCAGCGCAGCAAGCGTTGAGGATAACCTCTACGCTGTCCTTAGCGTCGTCGTTAGCGGGAATAATGTAATCGATATTCTTAGGATCGCTGTTAGTATCAACAATACCAAATACGGGGATACCCAGGCGGTTAGCCTCCTTCACTGCGATGTTCTCCTTCATCACGTCGATGACGAACAGAGCACTTGGCAGACGGGTCAGGTCGGCGATAGAACCGAGGTTCTTCTCCAACTTAGCACGCTGACGAGTAATCTGCAGCAGCTCACGCTTTGACAGGTTACCGAAAGTACCGTCCTGCATCAGCTTATCAATATTAGCCATCTTCTTCACTGCCTTGCGGATAGTGGGGAAGTTGGTAAGCATACCACCGGGCCAACGCTCGATTACATAAGGCATATTAATGCTAGTTGCCTTCTCGGCAATCACTTCCTTAGTCTGTTTCTTAGTACCTACGAAGAGGATTTTCTTACCCTGACGAGCAATGTTCTTCAAAGCCTCTGCAGCATCGTCGATCTTCAGCACGGTCTTGTGCAGGTCGATGATGTGAATACCATTACGCTCAGTGTAGATGTAGGGAGCCATGGCGGGGTTCCACTTACGCTTCAGGTGGCCAAAGTGGCAGCCAGCCTGCAGCAACTGTTCAAAATTTGTTCTTGCCATTTTACTTTTTCTTTAATTTTGTTGTTTACTTTCTTTTTAATCTTTGTTAGATCAGCCAGCGGGTAATCTATTTGACCTAGTTGAACTAGTCAGACTAGTTAAAACCAGTTGTACTAGATTTTCTAGCCAGAGTCCCGCCAGTTTAGATACTAAACGTAGTCCAGTATAACTAACTTCGTTGACTTTTGTCGCGACTCGGCAAATCAAGCAAGCTTGTTTGCTCTCGCTGCTCCAAAAGTTAACGCTTACTGAACTGGAAGCGACGACGAGCCTTGGGACGACCTGGCTTCTTACGCTCAACCTCACGGCTATCACGTGTCAGGAAGCCCTGCATCTTCAAACTCTTCTTATCATCGGCATTAATCTTAACCAGCGCACGAGCGATAGCAAGACGCAGAGCCTGGCTCTGACCAGTGAAGCCACCACCGTCGAGGTTAACCTTGATGTCGTACTTCTCAGCGCACTCCAGCAGGTTCAGAGGCTGCTTTACCACGTACTGCAGGATAGCTGAGGGGAAATATTCGGTTAAGTCCTTCTTATTAATCGTGATCTTGCCAGTACCCTCTGACAGATATACGCGAGCCACTGAGCTCTTACGACGACCTATTGCGTTAATTACTTCCATCTCTATTCAATTATTTATACAAGTTAATATCAATAGCCTTTGGCTGCTGTGCCTCGTGCTTGTGTTCTGTTCCCTCATATACATAGAGGTTGTTCAGCAGGCTGCGTCCGAGGGGACCCTTTGGCAGCATACCCTTCACAGCGTGACGGAGAATACGCTCTACGCCGAAAGGCTTCTTGCGCAGTTCAGCGGGAGTATTGAAGCGCTGACCACCGGGATAACCAGTGTAACGTGTGTAAACCTTGTCAGTTTCCTTCTTACCGGTGAACTTAACCTTGGCTGCATTGATAATAATGACATTGTCGCCACAATCTACGTGAGGAGTGAAGCTGGGCTTGTACTTACCACGAATCAGTTTAGCGACCTTTGAAGCGAGACGACCTACTACCTGATCAGTAGCATCGATTACGACCCACTCCTTCTTGGCTGTCTCCTTGTTAATCGAGACGGTCTTGTAACTTAAAGTGTTCATTTCTTCGTTTAATTTTACTAAAAAACAGTTTTACCTAATAATTGTTGTTCACTGAATGCCGATTCACAAACCGTGCTATCCGGCCAAAGACAGGCACTATTTACACGACACTCACGGGGAGTCTAAGACCCTCCCCTCCAATAATCGGACTGCAAAGGTACTAATTAAATGAGAAACAAGGAATGAGAAATCATAATTGAAGCACCGATTTATACTTATTTAACACTTTTAACTTTCAATCGCTTGCTTTATTACCATTTTATTCCTACCTTTGCCATCAAAACCAAAACCAAGTA containing:
- a CDS encoding DUF6057 family protein — translated: MKKYLPITIWMMALAVIAGALLWLENDFLWKLQEQNLFLDTSLFFKEQMVVPGGLLSWVGTYLTQFFYYPWLGTMILCLLWLLLMWLLKRVFQLSAQWAPLTLIPVGLLLLTIVDMGYWVYMLKLQGHVFVGTLGTAAVAALLWGFRVLPNRYGLRPLMIVVTAALGYPLMGIYGLGAALLMGICSWRQENTLWKKAGYCVLALMCVVVVPLICYRQVYYQTNLANVYYAELPLYFITEEYHAYYVPYYLLAAFFLVLSIVPIKPIKPIKNYTIQGILLLTLVAGVVHFWYRDENFHHELKMQRCIEQSDWRGVLKEAALQKDEPTRAVVMMRNLALSRLGIQGEDMYAYENGSKEYAAPFGMRLMLVSGPLMYYHYGLLNYSSRLSTEMGVEFGWRVENLRLLAKCALLRNEQQQARKYLKLLKHTTFYKDWAEGARTLPELQNVSRMMHYDNVLSGDQGNIERFLMNRLAESTDTTDVYFQEQALLASLWTKDINQFWYHFNDYVRLHPKTRIPRYYQEAAYLYCMIEGREGVDRMPFDESIKQSFNNFAMAAERYDNADVDVARPALQAYRHTYFYDYYLMRQLPEY
- the tsf gene encoding translation elongation factor Ts; amino-acid sequence: MAISIDDIKKLRAMTGAGLADVKKALTEAEGDFDRAKELLRERGLAIAAKRSDRETSNGCVLTKVENGFAAILALKCETDFVANGADFIALTKSILDAAVANKCKTIEEVQNLDINGQTAQEAVTQRSGITGEKMELDGYQILEGANIEAYDHMGKHTLCTMVQTNKENAEVGHKLAMQVAAMKPVALNAEAVDQKILDEEYKTAVEKTKLEQVEKFVEMKLKKAGINPNLVDSEDHIESNINKGWLTKEQADEARKIIADAKAEGEAQLKMPMIENIAKGRVNKFLKENCLVDQEFQFGDGDKATVAQWVKAQDKDLDITAFRRFTLAAE
- the rpsB gene encoding 30S ribosomal protein S2, which gives rise to MARTNFEQLLQAGCHFGHLKRKWNPAMAPYIYTERNGIHIIDLHKTVLKIDDAAEALKNIARQGKKILFVGTKKQTKEVIAEKATSINMPYVIERWPGGMLTNFPTIRKAVKKMANIDKLMQDGTFGNLSKRELLQITRQRAKLEKNLGSIADLTRLPSALFVIDVMKENIAVKEANRLGIPVFGIVDTNSDPKNIDYIIPANDDAKDSVEVILNACCAAISEGLEERKAEKADEKAAEAQAEAEVAEAKPKRTRKPRKEEEAAEAPVAEEAAAE
- the rpsI gene encoding 30S ribosomal protein S9, producing MEVINAIGRRKSSVARVYLSEGTGKITINKKDLTEYFPSAILQYVVKQPLNLLECAEKYDIKVNLDGGGFTGQSQALRLAIARALVKINADDKKSLKMQGFLTRDSREVERKKPGRPKARRRFQFSKR
- the rplM gene encoding 50S ribosomal protein L13 — encoded protein: MNTLSYKTVSINKETAKKEWVVIDATDQVVGRLASKVAKLIRGKYKPSFTPHVDCGDNVIIINAAKVKFTGKKETDKVYTRYTGYPGGQRFNTPAELRKKPFGVERILRHAVKGMLPKGPLGRSLLNNLYVYEGTEHKHEAQQPKAIDINLYK